One region of Mus musculus strain C57BL/6J chromosome 15, GRCm38.p6 C57BL/6J genomic DNA includes:
- the Gfus gene encoding GDP-L-fucose synthase isoform X4 translates to MSLGLMTTSTSKMATCYPASSIRCTWPRVSAAIRHTPGPGSDSALTVWGTGKPRRQFIYSLDLARLFIWVLREYSEVEPIILSVGEEDEVSIKEAAEAVVEAMDFNGEVTFDSTKSDGQYKKTASNGKLRSYLPDFRFTPFKQAVKETCTWFTDNYEQARK, encoded by the exons ATGTCTTTGGGCCTTATGACAACTTCAACATCGAAGATGGCCACGTGCTACCCGGCCTCATCCATAAGGTGCACCTGGCCAAGAGTGAGTGCAGCCATCCGGCACACGCCTGGCCCAG GTAGTGACTCGGCCCTGACGGTGTGGGGTACAGGGAAGCCGCGGAGGCAGTTCATCTACTCACTG GACCTCGCCCGGCTCTTCATCTGGGTCCTACGGGAGTACAGTGAGGTGGAGCCCATCATCCTCTCAG TGGGTGAGGAAGATGAAGTGTCCATCAAGGAGGCAGCTGAGGCTGTAGTGGAGGCCATGGACTTCAATGGGGAAGTCACT TTTGATTCAACAAAGTCAGATGGGCAATATAAGAAGACAGCCAGCAATGGCAAGTTGCGGTCCTACTTGCCCGACTTCCGTTTCACACCCTTCAAGCAGG CTGTGAAGGAAACCTGCACTTGGTTCACCGACAACTATGAGCAGGCCCGGAAGTAA
- the Gfus gene encoding GDP-L-fucose synthase, giving the protein MGEPHGSMRILVTGGSGLVGRAIQKVVADGAGLPGEEWVFVSSKDADLTDAAQTQALFQKVQPTHVIHLAAMVGGLFRNIKYNLDFWRKNVHINDNVLHSAFEVGARKVVSCLSTCIFPDKTTYPIDETMIHNGPPHSSNFGYSYAKRMIDVQNRAYFQQHGCTFTAVIPTNVFGPYDNFNIEDGHVLPGLIHKVHLAKSSDSALTVWGTGKPRRQFIYSLDLARLFIWVLREYSEVEPIILSVGEEDEVSIKEAAEAVVEAMDFNGEVTFDSTKSDGQYKKTASNGKLRSYLPDFRFTPFKQAVKETCTWFTDNYEQARK; this is encoded by the exons ATGGGCGAACCCCATGGATCCATGAGGATCCTAGTGACAGGGGGCTCTGGACTGGTGGGTAGAGCCATCCAGAAGGTGGTTGCAGATGGGGCCGGCTTACCTGGAGAGGAATGGGTGTTTGTCTCCTCCAAAGATGCAGATCTGAC GGATGCAGCCCAAACCCAAGCACTCTTCCAGAAAGTACAGCCCACCCACGTCATCCATCTCGCTGCAATGGTAGGCGGCCTTTTCCGGAATATCAAATACAACTTGGATTTCTGG CGGAAAAACGTGCACATCAATGACAACGTCCTGCATTCGGCCTTCGAGGTGGGCGCTCGCAAGGTGGTCTCCTGCCTGTCCACCTGCATCTTCCCTGACAAGACCACCTATCCTATTGACGAGACAATG atCCACAACGGGCCGCCTCACAGCAGCAATTTCGGGTACTCATACGCCAAGAGGATGATTGACGTGCAGAACAG AGCCTACTTCCAGCAGCACGGCTGTACCTTCACCGCCGTCATCCCTACCAATGTCTTTGGGCCTTATGACAACTTCAACATCGAAGATGGCCACGTGCTACCCGGCCTCATCCATAAGGTGCACCTGGCCAAGA GTAGTGACTCGGCCCTGACGGTGTGGGGTACAGGGAAGCCGCGGAGGCAGTTCATCTACTCACTG GACCTCGCCCGGCTCTTCATCTGGGTCCTACGGGAGTACAGTGAGGTGGAGCCCATCATCCTCTCAG TGGGTGAGGAAGATGAAGTGTCCATCAAGGAGGCAGCTGAGGCTGTAGTGGAGGCCATGGACTTCAATGGGGAAGTCACT TTTGATTCAACAAAGTCAGATGGGCAATATAAGAAGACAGCCAGCAATGGCAAGTTGCGGTCCTACTTGCCCGACTTCCGTTTCACACCCTTCAAGCAGG CTGTGAAGGAAACCTGCACTTGGTTCACCGACAACTATGAGCAGGCCCGGAAGTAA
- the Gfus gene encoding GDP-L-fucose synthase isoform X1, which yields MGEPHGSMRILVTGGSGLVGRAIQKVVADGAGLPGEEWVFVSSKDADLTDAAQTQALFQKVQPTHVIHLAAMVGGLFRNIKYNLDFWRKNVHINDNVLHSAFEVGARKVVSCLSTCIFPDKTTYPIDETMIHNGPPHSSNFGYSYAKRMIDVQNRCCLLVLPRPLWRGEDGPWEPTSSSTAVPSPPSSLPMSLGLMTTSTSKMATCYPASSIRCTWPRVSAAIRHTPGPGSDSALTVWGTGKPRRQFIYSLDLARLFIWVLREYSEVEPIILSVGEEDEVSIKEAAEAVVEAMDFNGEVTFDSTKSDGQYKKTASNGKLRSYLPDFRFTPFKQAVKETCTWFTDNYEQARK from the exons ATGGGCGAACCCCATGGATCCATGAGGATCCTAGTGACAGGGGGCTCTGGACTGGTGGGTAGAGCCATCCAGAAGGTGGTTGCAGATGGGGCCGGCTTACCTGGAGAGGAATGGGTGTTTGTCTCCTCCAAAGATGCAGATCTGAC GGATGCAGCCCAAACCCAAGCACTCTTCCAGAAAGTACAGCCCACCCACGTCATCCATCTCGCTGCAATGGTAGGCGGCCTTTTCCGGAATATCAAATACAACTTGGATTTCTGG CGGAAAAACGTGCACATCAATGACAACGTCCTGCATTCGGCCTTCGAGGTGGGCGCTCGCAAGGTGGTCTCCTGCCTGTCCACCTGCATCTTCCCTGACAAGACCACCTATCCTATTGACGAGACAATG atCCACAACGGGCCGCCTCACAGCAGCAATTTCGGGTACTCATACGCCAAGAGGATGATTGACGTGCAGAACAGGTGCTGCCTCTTGGTCTTGCCCAGGCCTCTCTGGAGAGGGGAGGACGGACCCTGGG AGCCTACTTCCAGCAGCACGGCTGTACCTTCACCGCCGTCATCCCTACCAATGTCTTTGGGCCTTATGACAACTTCAACATCGAAGATGGCCACGTGCTACCCGGCCTCATCCATAAGGTGCACCTGGCCAAGAGTGAGTGCAGCCATCCGGCACACGCCTGGCCCAG GTAGTGACTCGGCCCTGACGGTGTGGGGTACAGGGAAGCCGCGGAGGCAGTTCATCTACTCACTG GACCTCGCCCGGCTCTTCATCTGGGTCCTACGGGAGTACAGTGAGGTGGAGCCCATCATCCTCTCAG TGGGTGAGGAAGATGAAGTGTCCATCAAGGAGGCAGCTGAGGCTGTAGTGGAGGCCATGGACTTCAATGGGGAAGTCACT TTTGATTCAACAAAGTCAGATGGGCAATATAAGAAGACAGCCAGCAATGGCAAGTTGCGGTCCTACTTGCCCGACTTCCGTTTCACACCCTTCAAGCAGG CTGTGAAGGAAACCTGCACTTGGTTCACCGACAACTATGAGCAGGCCCGGAAGTAA
- the Gfus gene encoding GDP-L-fucose synthase isoform X2 produces the protein MGVCLLQRCRSDRKNVHINDNVLHSAFEVGARKVVSCLSTCIFPDKTTYPIDETMIHNGPPHSSNFGYSYAKRMIDVQNRCCLLVLPRPLWRGEDGPWEPTSSSTAVPSPPSSLPMSLGLMTTSTSKMATCYPASSIRCTWPRVSAAIRHTPGPGSDSALTVWGTGKPRRQFIYSLDLARLFIWVLREYSEVEPIILSVGEEDEVSIKEAAEAVVEAMDFNGEVTFDSTKSDGQYKKTASNGKLRSYLPDFRFTPFKQAVKETCTWFTDNYEQARK, from the exons ATGGGTGTTTGTCTCCTCCAAAGATGCAGATCTGAC CGGAAAAACGTGCACATCAATGACAACGTCCTGCATTCGGCCTTCGAGGTGGGCGCTCGCAAGGTGGTCTCCTGCCTGTCCACCTGCATCTTCCCTGACAAGACCACCTATCCTATTGACGAGACAATG atCCACAACGGGCCGCCTCACAGCAGCAATTTCGGGTACTCATACGCCAAGAGGATGATTGACGTGCAGAACAGGTGCTGCCTCTTGGTCTTGCCCAGGCCTCTCTGGAGAGGGGAGGACGGACCCTGGG AGCCTACTTCCAGCAGCACGGCTGTACCTTCACCGCCGTCATCCCTACCAATGTCTTTGGGCCTTATGACAACTTCAACATCGAAGATGGCCACGTGCTACCCGGCCTCATCCATAAGGTGCACCTGGCCAAGAGTGAGTGCAGCCATCCGGCACACGCCTGGCCCAG GTAGTGACTCGGCCCTGACGGTGTGGGGTACAGGGAAGCCGCGGAGGCAGTTCATCTACTCACTG GACCTCGCCCGGCTCTTCATCTGGGTCCTACGGGAGTACAGTGAGGTGGAGCCCATCATCCTCTCAG TGGGTGAGGAAGATGAAGTGTCCATCAAGGAGGCAGCTGAGGCTGTAGTGGAGGCCATGGACTTCAATGGGGAAGTCACT TTTGATTCAACAAAGTCAGATGGGCAATATAAGAAGACAGCCAGCAATGGCAAGTTGCGGTCCTACTTGCCCGACTTCCGTTTCACACCCTTCAAGCAGG CTGTGAAGGAAACCTGCACTTGGTTCACCGACAACTATGAGCAGGCCCGGAAGTAA
- the Gfus gene encoding GDP-L-fucose synthase isoform X3: MGVCLLQRCRSDRKNVHINDNVLHSAFEVGARKVVSCLSTCIFPDKTTYPIDETMIHNGPPHSSNFGYSYAKRMIDVQNRAYFQQHGCTFTAVIPTNVFGPYDNFNIEDGHVLPGLIHKVHLAKSSDSALTVWGTGKPRRQFIYSLDLARLFIWVLREYSEVEPIILSVGEEDEVSIKEAAEAVVEAMDFNGEVTFDSTKSDGQYKKTASNGKLRSYLPDFRFTPFKQAVKETCTWFTDNYEQARK, from the exons ATGGGTGTTTGTCTCCTCCAAAGATGCAGATCTGAC CGGAAAAACGTGCACATCAATGACAACGTCCTGCATTCGGCCTTCGAGGTGGGCGCTCGCAAGGTGGTCTCCTGCCTGTCCACCTGCATCTTCCCTGACAAGACCACCTATCCTATTGACGAGACAATG atCCACAACGGGCCGCCTCACAGCAGCAATTTCGGGTACTCATACGCCAAGAGGATGATTGACGTGCAGAACAG AGCCTACTTCCAGCAGCACGGCTGTACCTTCACCGCCGTCATCCCTACCAATGTCTTTGGGCCTTATGACAACTTCAACATCGAAGATGGCCACGTGCTACCCGGCCTCATCCATAAGGTGCACCTGGCCAAGA GTAGTGACTCGGCCCTGACGGTGTGGGGTACAGGGAAGCCGCGGAGGCAGTTCATCTACTCACTG GACCTCGCCCGGCTCTTCATCTGGGTCCTACGGGAGTACAGTGAGGTGGAGCCCATCATCCTCTCAG TGGGTGAGGAAGATGAAGTGTCCATCAAGGAGGCAGCTGAGGCTGTAGTGGAGGCCATGGACTTCAATGGGGAAGTCACT TTTGATTCAACAAAGTCAGATGGGCAATATAAGAAGACAGCCAGCAATGGCAAGTTGCGGTCCTACTTGCCCGACTTCCGTTTCACACCCTTCAAGCAGG CTGTGAAGGAAACCTGCACTTGGTTCACCGACAACTATGAGCAGGCCCGGAAGTAA